DNA sequence from the Coffea arabica cultivar ET-39 chromosome 11c, Coffea Arabica ET-39 HiFi, whole genome shotgun sequence genome:
agcaaaagaatgaaattgcAAAAGCAGTTGAGGAGGAACTTGAAAAGGCAAGTGTAATTCATTGTAGTTAGAGTTAACACAAAAGTAGGATCTAACTTGCAgcttgtttccttttctttcttctttgttgATGGTTAGGCCATGTCGCATTATGGTTATGAAATAGTTCAGACGCTCATTGTGGATATTGAACCAGATGTGCAAGTCAAAAGGGCCATGAACGAGATAAATGCAGGTATATGTTACTTTATATGTAATAAAGGGCTAAGTTTGTAATTTCTTGTTTGGAAAAGTGAAGACTCATGATCTCATTTTTTACTGACACTAGTATCTGGATGAGAGTCTTCCACGTTTGATGTGCTGATGATTGTACTTGGTCTTAAGTAGAATTTCTAATTTTGGTTGTTGCTTCTCTTGGACTAACTTGTTGCGCTTCATAGCAACATTCCCAACTATTTAGGAAGTATGTAATATAAcagaaaatctgctgcaacctGACTTCTAAACAATTTTAAAGAAATTGACTAATTGAGAGCTCTACAACTAGTTTTTCTACTTATCCTGCATTACATCTTGAATCTATTCGTGTTGCTGCTACTAGCTTCAAGACTAAGGGAAGCTGCTAGCGAAAAGGCAGAAGCTGATAAGATACTGCAGATAAAGCGAGCTGAAGGAGAAGCGGAAGCTAAATATCTGGCTGGACTTGGCATAGCTCGTCAGCGTCAAGCCATTGTCGATGGACTGAGGGACAGCGTGCTTGGCTTTGCTTCAAATGTGCCTGGAACATCCTCCAAGGACGTCATGGACATGGTTTTAGTTACTCAGTATTTTGACACAATGAAAGAGATAGGTGCCTCTTCAAAGTCTTCTTCTGTCTTCATTCCACATGGTCCGGGTGCAGTGAGAGATATTGCTTCACAAATCAGAGATGGTTTGCTTCAAGGGAGGATTGATGAAGTGTGAAAGTCCGCATAATGCTTTTGGCAGGGAATGCATGTTAGCACGTAATAACCTGGATACGAAGCTTGGTTTGGTTGTGTAAGATATAAACTTATTTGTGATAGCTGCAGAGACGTGTGTCTAAGTACTATGGAGAAGAATGCAAGGAACGGGGCTCTGTGTTCCCATATGTCGAATAGTATATAAAATAATGCAGCCCTTTTCTAGCGTGACCCCTCCAGAAACTCATACAGTATACAGTCTTTGTAATGTCTTGTAAATCAGAATGAAGCCATCTGCTTGTTTATAACTTCCATCTTCCTTCCAgaacaacaaaaatgaaaaagcatTTAGGCTTCAAATTTTCAAGCTAAATAAAGACTAAAGAGGATAGACCTCGCTTGGTGCCTAGTCGAGTGGCTAAACGATAAGAGTCAGAAATCAAGATCACGGTGTTTGACCAGAAATTTAGTCGTCTGCGGCCTGAGGAAGTACAAGAAATACGGGTTCAAATTCAAGGGTTTAACACgtttgtagaaaaaaaaaattcaaggatTTAACACAATGACAAAAGTAAAGCATTCTGTGGGGATAAAAGTTTGGTATGTTCTTAGTGCTTATATTAACAATGCAAGTTGAAAATCTGTTAACAATATGTATGGAAAGATTGCAATTTAGTCATTCACCCATTCCAAATTACAATGCTGCCAATCAGAAGGAAGCCATTGAAGCTTTTCAGAATCAGGAGAGCCATTGCTGGAGTTGAGATTTCAAGTTGCACATCAGGGTCCGGACTGGAGAATTAATATGAAGGTTAACCCTATTGTAGCACCATATATAATACTTGCTTGAAAGTTCAATTCACCATCACCATCAAAATGTAATACCAGTCAAAATAAGTCGTACCCACCCAGGCGGGTTCCGACCAGGCAAATTGTGAACAGAACAGAACACTAATTCGACCACATAAAATGATTAACCATACTCTAGGAAATAAAGTTTCACTAGATTCTTGCTGTCCTACTTTATTTGCTCTCTGCGTACAAACATAGCCGGCTGCCAATGGTAATCATTTGCTTCACGGCTTGAGAGCAACAGCCAACCCGATCTTTGCACTTTTTTCAATTGCTCGGGTGTCAACCTCACCTGATATTGTAAAGAGAGACTTGGGACGCCACTCGTGCTGGATAAGAGCACTTGCCTTGCCATAGTTGTTCACACGAGCCTTCAATGTGGTCAATGGGTCTAATGAATGCTGTGTTCCAATGGTGAGTGTGTTCTCGTTGCTAGAGAAACCGTGACTCAACTCTGCTCCGACAGCTGTATTAGTCAATGGGCTAACACTGTGGTAGTAGGAAGCAGTGAGAGTGTCGCCCTTATCATTCCTGTTTGGGTTAACAAAGAACTCATCAACCAATCAacttcaaaaatgaaaaataaaaaataaaatgagaaacaaaaagTACAGCTACAACCCAGCATCTAGATGAAAAACAATGAACATGCACCACAATCATCAGGAAAATCTTAtaacaaacacacacacacacacacacacaaaagtgAGCTTGCAATGACTAAAGTTGTTACATGCAACTTAACTGGCATGGCAGGTACTTCAATtagaattcaaaaaaaaaaaagggcactTACAAGGTCAACGCAGCAATTAAGTCAGAATTGGTGAAACTAAAACCAGCATTGTACTTAGTGAAGTTCCCTGTGGCAGTGTCAAAAGAGAGGTCAGCACCTAGAGCAAGCTTGTCATTTCCAGCCACACCAGAGAAATTGACGATTGGATTTGCAGTAAGTCCAATGCCAGTACTAATTCCAGCATATTCGTGCAAGTACTGGAGTTCCACCTGATAACAGAATCAGGAATTTGACATTTCAACTGTCAGCCCTTGTAATCATTTTTCAAGAGAAATGGAGGAAGTTAATTGTAAAAAGATGCAGTACCTTGCCAGATCTTTGGTCTGGGACAACAAAGCTGATGATTGTCTTCAGACCAGGTGCAGGCTCGTCAACAGTGATGGTTGTAAAAACCTACATATCCATAAATTGGCCAAATATACACATCATGATGTCATAAGCATTATGGAAGACCTCAGACAACTATGTAGGTAAAAAGGAACAGGTAAGAGAAGCCTTCCTACATATTTAAGGCCAAAATAAGCATCACCAAGGGACTAGAGCTCCTTTCAACTTTTTGGCTCCTCTTACATGCATATCTTTTAAGTGAGACACTGCTTGCTTGATTTATGCTGATAGGCTGATATCATGGTAAACATAGAGTGCATGCATCCACTTGGCAAAATGCAAATTTCACAGACATAAAGCTCTTTCATGTTCAAAAGACATAATAAAACCCAGACGAGATCAAACTGCCGATGCCATGCCTCAACTGAAAATTTTGTGAAGGACAAATAAACCACAATAATGGGGCCAAAGAAACCTTGGTAAGAGCATGGGTTTCAAAAACTGCTAATATTACAGATACATCAAACGTGTAATGCCCTAAAACCTAATCTTGAACTAGACAACTACAAAAACAACAGTACACGTTCTTATATCAGCTCAAACTACAATTCCATCACTTGCATATAAAATTACATttataaatgcaatatattGGAAACAAGCTTGCTTATACTAGCCCCGCCAGTTTGGTTGAAAGCTCTATGTACAagcccctattttttttttttttttgggcaaaagcTCAATTTATAAACTTAACCTCCTTATCGCTTTTGTATCTGATTACTGTGCAAACTTAAGATTTATATGAATAAGAAATGAAATTAAATTCATCATTATTGGTAATTGCTGACAGAAATCTCCACCTTCAGACAAAATAACTACAGGCCAAACAATTTCAACAACTTACTTTGGAGTTGGTGTCAACTTTTACATCAGTCGTAATGTTTTTGTTCTTCAACTGGGTGTTGACATCAGCCAAAAACAATTCACCCTTCTTTATACCGGATGATGTAATGGCCTGAAAAGTATATACAAAGATATTCACATATTTATTTGCAGTCTAGCAAACTAAAACATGAATGTAGCTCAAGTTGCAGCAAGCAAATGATAAACATTATAAGAAAAGCTATGACTAAAAGTACACTGGTGCCCTGGACATTGACTGAAGGacagataatttttatttttttttgtcaaacgaATGACAGATAATTTATCAATGAACAAAATATCACATTAATCCTTGTAGCACAAACAACTAAATTGAACTACCAGATATCAACAACTGATATAATGACAGACATTGACATtataaaaaaagaatttgaaccTCAAAACCTCTCAGTTCATGAACTGTCATGATGGCAGTTGCTATTTTAACTGCATCCTATGTGGTCCCCCAGGAAAACGGACAATAAAAACTTATTGGACTGTTGGAAACATTTCTTCGAAAGTTATAAAAAAGCCACagaacaattttttttcctgGCATAAGGGTTTTTTAAGTTGTGTTAAGTTGCACAAGTGCAAACTACAAAGAGAagtttttctttccaaaaagatGATATTCGTAAACGATACACCAAAGAACCCCAGCTGGACCTTTCTACACAACGATGCTTCTAGAGGATAAGCATTTTCTATAAGTGCTTTGATTGCCCAAAAGCATTAAACCAATAGAAAGGCTGCTATACTCCCCAACAGGACTGCCTATCAACAGCAGAGTCTAATAATTTCCTTAAGAATAAATTGCAAGAAGAACAATACAGGGATATAACAATATCcattgcttttcatccacaccagaaaatcagaaatgAACACCTCCCAAAAGCTCTAATTTGgagggaaaaagggaaaaaaaaaacgaattCATAATTGCACGCCCAAATTGTATCAGATAACTAACAATTAATCTTAGCTTCCCACAGTAAATAAAGCCAAAATAACTAAATTCTCCCCTGTTCTTCTCCTTTGTCATAATTGCAACAGTAGCTAATACCAAAATATTTCCCGTCCATAAGTAAATCATAGAACCCACTCTTTGCAGCAGCAATATTTCACGAAACTAAGCACATCACACTTTTAGAAACAACACTCATCAGTAAAATCAGCCCATACATACATGACCCATTTGAACTAATGCACAGATACGAATataaaaacacataaaaaaaaagggagagagagagagaaaaaaccCACCACTCCATTGGCAGTATAAGTAGTAACGGTGAATTTGTGGTCGCGCTGATAATCCTTGTACAAAAGATCTAACAGAAAATATGGAACATCTTGGATATTACAATACAAAAATCGTCGAAgcttaaccaaaaaaaaaggactaataataaaaagtaataaaagataaCCTCGGGCTCTTTTGCCGATATCGGAGTATAGGCCGGGACCCTTCACCATTTCCGCCGCTAAAATTCAACGaagagagcgagagagagagagagagagagagaagggctTGGTAAGTGGCGTTGGGTTTTTGGCTGAAATGCGGTGTTCGACGGGGAAAATGTGATGGAGAGAAAATTACTTGTGTTGGAAAATGCCACTAAAACTCCTAACCTAATTTATTACGCTGATTTTTCTTGGCCGTTGGATCTCGCGAGGGGGCTGATATAAGATTGTTATGAGACGTCGGTTATTTTGGCATTTAGAAATTGAGGGAAACGAATTAGAGAAGGACTTTCTGGCTTTTGAGGTTGGGCTGTGAGATTCCTTCGAAAAATGGTTGGGCTGTGAGAGTGAAAGAGTTGCGATTGGCACCAgtggaaaaaaatttaaaaaaaaccaTGAAACAATTGGTGAAATTACAATTACCCCTTGAGGTTTGTGATAATTACAAGGGCTTGCTAATTGTCCAATACTTTTTGTTGTTCAAGTTAAAAGTGTCTTTTTGGGGCTTATTGTGAATTGTATATTACAATGGTTTTTGGGGAGGTTGGATTGGATAGTAAGACAAGAGAGATTataaaaggaaggaagaaaaaaataatatatatatatatataatgattttactaatttttaaaacaaCAATTTCCACTTCCGTATGAGTCACAGAAAGAGGATAATTCACAATTAATTATACATATACCTCAttctacttttctttaattatgTAGAAAAGATATTTATCAAAGGCCAAGGAGAACAAGAAAAGGCGTCAAATCTTgtgaaaacaacaaaattttgtGAGAATTAAAAAGTCCTTGCAATTATAACTGCTGTTTTGGCAATTAAAAATTCAgcatcaggaaaaaaaaaaagaagaagaagaaaaagctgTACTTCATTGTCAAATGCTAATATGTTGGCAACTATGATAAACTTGAAAGGAATTTGCGTAATTTAAtgaacctcaaaattttctcAGCGGTGCGGTTTATTTCATCAAGTAGCTTGCTAGCCACCAAATGCTGTGCACCTCTGGCTTCAATGCAGACGTGAATCAGAACGTCATAGAATATGCTATACCTGATTTTGTCAAGCTTTGACAATATGCCACTAATAACCAGCCACATGCTTCTTTCaaacagggaaaaaaaaatcagtttatACTTTACAGAGATTTTCTAGTTGGCTAGattttgcaagaaaataaaaggaagcTCAACTGAAAAATAGTAAAGTCTGGACTGTGCACGTATAAATCAACAGAAGAATCCATCAAAATGTTGAACAACCATTCCGGAGTCATTGGTCTATAATTTTAAATGTCATCTTTTCAGTCATAATCACCTGAAAGACCACCACCTCCATGGGATCAAATACTACTCCCCCCAAATGTTTTTGATAATCAGTTTCCACATTTGGCATCAAGGGACCTGAATGATCTTGATCAATGTTGCTCACTCCAGAGTCTATGCATGATCTTGATCGTTCTTTAGCTGTGGCCATCCTATGCATTTTATTTGTCAGCATGCAAACCAGCAATCACACAAGAAGTCTGCTGCAATATTTACGGCTAATACTTAATTTTAAGCGGATTGAGAGTTCTATAACAAGTCTTATACACATCCTATATCACACTTTCGATCTATTTATGTTGCTGCTACTGGCTTCAAGCCTAAGAACGGAAGCTGCTGCGAGCGCAAAGGCAGAAGCCAAGAAGATACACTGCCTCACAAGACACAAATCAGAGATGGTTTATAATTCAAGGCAGGAATGGTGAGGGGCAAAGTCCACATAATGCGTGCATGGCAGGATAATGCATATTAAGCCTGATTTGGTTATGTAAGACTTAATTATATCTGTTTGTGAAGAGCTAAAATGACAGATTACAATTGTACAATGCAAGGAGGAGAGGCGTTTTGTTATCATATGTCGAATATATAAAATTATTATGCTAAAAGtcccttcctcttcttcttcttttccggCATCACCCTGCAAAAACTTATAAGCTACAATTCAAGATGCACGCATATCCTACTTGTTTTTCACTTCTACCTTGTATCTCCCCAGAACATCATAAAGGCTCCaaattttcaatccaaatagAAACTAGACCTCGCTTCCTAGTGGCTGCATGGTCAGAAGTTGTAAGCATGGTGATCCATGAGTAGCAGCAGCGGTTTCACTTTGGAGGGTTTGACCAACGACCAATCCATAGCACCGTGACAGGACATGCTTATTATGTTCTTAGTGCCATACCAATACATTTGAATCTATCATAGAGTGCAATAATTTGAAAGCTACTaacaatttcatcaatttgtaTGTTTGGATGGACGCAATTTAAttgttcacttttttttttccaaattgaaATGCCAATTACCACCAATCAGAGAGGAACCGAAATGCCACAGCTGAAGCGGTTTCAGATTCAAGAGTTCTAAAATGCAATTCCTGCAGCAGAGGTTTCATGTCGCACATCTGGGTCCGGAATGGACAACCAATATGAAGAAGCTTAGACCAATTGTCGCCATCTCATATAAAACTTTGCTTGAAAGTTCAATTCACCATCACCAAGTCAAAATAAGTCATACCAAGCCAGACAGGTTCCGACCAGCCAAACTATGAATAGATCAGAAAACCAATTCTACCACATAAAAAGATTAATTGGATTTAGGAAACAAAGTTTCACTAGACTCTTGTTGCCCTATTTATTTGCTCTGCCCATGCAAACATTGCCGGGGTGCTACCCAAACCAATGGTAATCATTTGCTTCATGGCTTGAGAGCAACAGCCAACCCAATCTTTGCACTTTTTTCAATTGCCCGGGTGTCAACCTCACCTGATATGGTTAAGAGAGACTTCGGGCGCCACTCATGCTGGATAAGAGCACTTGCCTTGCCGTAGTTGTTCACGCGAGCCTTCACTGTGGTTAATGGGTCTAATAAATGCTGTGTTCCGAGGGTGAGAGAATTTTCGTTGGTTGAGAAACTGTGACTCAACTCTGCTCCAACTGCTGTATTAGTCAATGGGCTAACACTGTGGTAGTAGGAAGCAGTGAGGGTGTCGCCCTTATCATTCCTGTTTGTGTTAACAAAGAACTCATCAACCAAGAaacttaaataataataataataataataattaaaaaaaaaactatagccCAGCAATCAGATGAAAAATTATGAACACGCACCACCATCATCAGGAAGATCTTAAAAAAACCAGAGTGTATACATAAAGCGTGTAATAACTAAAGTGGTTATAAGCAACTTAATACCTAGTTTGGATGTTTaggttagaaaagaaaagataggaaatgttaagttatgaaagaaaagaaaagaatataaAGGAAGAGGAGATTTTAATGTTTTGTTTGGGAGTTTTAGAAGGAAGTAGAATGATTTTGGATATATATGTCaataaaatttcattcaatagtTTTGTGAGGATAAAATGGGCAATTTGAAAAAGTTTTGCTTTCCACTAGCTTTTGGTCAGAAAAAAAATTGCACTGTAGCAGAACTTGGCATCCTTCAAAATCCGttcatttcttttcatttctgtCTCACTTGAAAGTCCCAAACGTAGGAAAATCCAcctctctcttcctttcttttcgatTCCGTTGGAATCTCaactcccaaactagctatAAGTGACACGGCAGGTACTTCAATTAAAATCCAGTAAAAAGAAAGGGCACTTACAAGGTCAATGCAGCAATTAGGTCAGAATTGGTAAAACTAAGACCAGCATTGTACTTAGTGAAGTTCCCTGTGGCAGTGTCAAAAGAGACGTCAGTACCTAGAGCAAGCTTGTCATTTCCAGCCACACCAGAGAAATTGACAATTGGATTTGCAGTAAGTCCAATGCTAGAACTAATTCCAGCATATTCGTGCAAGTACTGGAGTTCCACCTGATAACAGAATCAGAACAAATTTGGCATTTCACCGGTCAGCCCTGATCATCATTTTGCAAGAGATACGGAAGAAGTACCTGTAAAATATATAGTACCTTGCCAGATCTTTGGTCTGGGACAACAAAGCTAAAGATTGTCTTCAGACCGGGTGCAGGTTCATCAACAGTGATTGTTGTGAAAACCTACATATACATAAGCAAGCCAAATATATGCATCACGATATTGCAACCACTATGTAAGACCTCAGACCATTCCGTAGATAAAGAGGAAAAGGGTAGAAAAGCCTACATTAAAttgatttaaggacaaattaaTCATCACCTAGatctcctttcttcttttttggccCTCTTACATGCAAATCTTTTAACTAAGGCACTCCTTGATTTACACAAATAGGCTGCCATCCTTGGTAAACATCAAATTGCAAGCATCTACTTTGCATAATGCAAATTTTAATAACATAAAGCTCTTTCATGTTCAAACAACATAATAAAACCCAGAGAAGAGATTGAACTAGCAATAACATGCCTCAACTGATAAATTTTTTGGAAggagaaataaaccacaataaTGGGGGACAATCCAAACCATGCTAAGAGCACAGGATTCAAAAACAGCAAATATTATAGTTACATCACAACTCGAATGCCGTAAAACCGAATCTTGACCTAGACAACAACGACAACAGTATATGTTCTTTTGTTTTAGCCATTACTTGCACATAGAATTACATTTACATGTACAACTTAATGGAAACAAGCATGTCATATTAACCCTGCCAGTTTATGACTAACAAATGATATTATAATTCAGAATTACCATTAATTACAGAAGGAAATCTCCACCTTTAGACGAAATAACTACAAGCCAAACAACTTCAACAACTTACTTTGGAGTTGGTGTCGACTTTAAAGTCAGTCGTAATGTTTTTATTCTTCAACTGCGTGTTGACATCACCCAGAAACAATTCACCCTTCTTTAGTCCAGATGCTGTAATGGCCTGAAAAAATAGcaaatatatttacatatttgCGCTCtagaaaagtaaaaaatgtaTGCAGCTCAAGTAGCAGCACGCAAACAATAAATGCTATTAAAAAGCTCTGACTAAAAGCACCGACTTGCAGAAAAATTTAAACCCCGTACTAATGCCCTGGATATTGACTCAATGACAGATAATTTATTAGTCAATGAAACAACGTATTAACCTTCATAGCACAAACTAAAATAAACTTCCAGGTATCAACAACTAATATAATGACTGAGATTGACAGTATGACAGTGTATTTTGGACCTTAAAACCTCTCCATATGTGAATAACAAAGAAATCAATGTAGAAGTGATGATGGATGTTGCTATCTTAAACTGCAGCCTATGTGGTCTTCCAGGAAAATGGGCAAAGCTTATTAGACAGTTGGAAAACTTGTTTCGAAAGTTATAACAATACCATAAAACAACTTTTTTTCCTGGAATAAGAGTATTCTCAGTTGTTTTAAGCTGCAGATGTGCAAATTAGAAAGAGAAGTTCTTCTCTCTccaaaaatataatatttgtaaaaaaaatacacaaaagaACCAAAGCCGGAACATTTTACACAGTGATGCTTCTAGAGTACCAGCATTTTCTATAATTCTTTGATTGACCAATAGTATTAACCAATGGAAAGGCTGCCATACTCCCCTACAGGAACTCTTTCACAAGAGTACCTATCAACAGCAGAGCCTAATAACTGCCTTGACAATAAATTGCAAGAAGAACAATACATGACCTCATCAATCATGATTCATGGATAAAAGGATCATGGATTAATAATATGATCAATCATGACCTGATGATCGTGATTCGTGGGTCATAACAAATACAGGGAGATATAATAATTTCCCTTGCTTTTCATCCACACCAGAGAAATCAGGCATGAACACTTCCCAAAAGctctatttttttgttttttttgggggggggggggggggggggggggggaagaggGAGGGGTTGAGTGGGTGGGGGACCAAATTAATAATTTGCAAGTCCAAATTGTACACAGTTAAGTGACATTTAAACTTAGCATTTCAAAGTAAATAAAGCCAAAATAACGACATTCTCCCCATGTTCTTCTCCTTTGTCATTATTGCAACAGTAGCTAAAACGAAAATATTTCCTCTTCCATAAGTAAATCGAAGAGACTACTTTTTCCAGCTGCAATATTTCACGAAACTCCAGCCGAAAAGCACATCACACTTTCAGAAACAACACTCATCGGCAAAATAAGTTCATACATACATGACCCATTTGAACCCATACACAGAAACGTATACAAAAAACACATAAACCagtacagagagagagagagcccaCCACTCCATTGGGACTATAAGTGGTAACGCTGAATTTGTGGTCGCCCTGATAATCCTTGTACAAAAGATCTAACAGACAAAACATCAAACATCTTGTGAGTACAGTACGAAAAT
Encoded proteins:
- the LOC113716961 gene encoding hypersensitive-induced response protein 2, producing MGQALGCIQVDQSTVAIKENFGKFNDVLEPGCHCVPWCVGSQLGGYLSLRVQHLDIKCETKTKDNVFVTVVAAIQYRALAEKASDAYYRLSNTKEQIQAYVFDVVRASVPKLSLDKVFEQKNEIAKAVEEELEKAMSHYGYEIVQTLIVDIEPDVQVKRAMNEINAASRLREAASEKAEADKILQIKRAEGEAEAKYLAGLGIARQRQAIVDGLRDSVLGFASNVPGTSSKDVMDMVLVTQYFDTMKEIGASSKSSSVFIPHGPGAVRDIASQIRDGLLQGRIDEV
- the LOC113717119 gene encoding mitochondrial outer membrane protein porin of 36 kDa-like, whose product is MVKGPGLYSDIGKRARDLLYKDYQRDHKFTVTTYTANGVAITSSGIKKGELFLADVNTQLKNKNITTDVKVDTNSKVFTTITVDEPAPGLKTIISFVVPDQRSGKVELQYLHEYAGISTGIGLTANPIVNFSGVAGNDKLALGADLSFDTATGNFTKYNAGFSFTNSDLIAALTLNDKGDTLTASYYHSVSPLTNTAVGAELSHGFSSNENTLTIGTQHSLDPLTTLKARVNNYGKASALIQHEWRPKSLFTISGEVDTRAIEKSAKIGLAVALKP
- the LOC113717225 gene encoding mitochondrial outer membrane protein porin of 36 kDa; protein product: MVKGPGLYSDIGKRARDLLYKDYQGDHKFSVTTYSPNGVAITASGLKKGELFLGDVNTQLKNKNITTDFKVDTNSKVFTTITVDEPAPGLKTIFSFVVPDQRSGKVELQYLHEYAGISSSIGLTANPIVNFSGVAGNDKLALGTDVSFDTATGNFTKYNAGLSFTNSDLIAALTLNDKGDTLTASYYHSVSPLTNTAVGAELSHSFSTNENSLTLGTQHLLDPLTTVKARVNNYGKASALIQHEWRPKSLLTISGEVDTRAIEKSAKIGLAVALKP